In the genome of Sardina pilchardus chromosome 17, fSarPil1.1, whole genome shotgun sequence, the window GAGCGGACATATTATTTGAAAAATGTGATGATCGGTCTTGTCTAGCCTTTAAAACAAAATTAGCAGAAATAAAAGCTGTTAGACTGGGCCTAGTTAATACTTGCACGAGTGGAAACGCGCCGTTTCTTGAATGACAGCGATTCCATAGCGAACATGCAAATATAAAATATTGTCCTGTGTTTTTACGAAAATAAAATAATGGTATTAAAACATATTCCAACACAGCTGTCGGccagtagcctaattaaaccCATTTTGGGTTATTAAGAAAATCCTTTCGGTCTTTTCTTCAGTCACAAGCATGCTGATgactaaaaaaaaactttatttatcattttgtgtgtgcatcGGAGGTGTGGgtgacagagaggagcagaaagCGAGCGCGCGCGGCCtgttgttttattcataatgaacaccggttgtgtgtgtgtgtgtgtgtgtgtgttcaccggTTGTCCTCGGAGCTGCCCGTGCTCATTAGTCCGCCGCTGCTGCACGCGCGATCCGCTCCCGTCACCGCTCCCTCCGCATCTCACCTGAGACGGCGCGACACTCGCGACAAGCGCTCCAGGAAAAAAATCATATAGGGACAGGGACAATATCTTGGCTTAGGctatatatatcttttttttcaacagtaggTAAAGCctattgtaggctaggctaattcAGTTTGACACAGAATTTAAAGTGATTTTAAATTGCGTTGTGAAATGTAGAACAAGCTGAAATAAAGTACAGTAAAATCAAAAGgacatttttaaataaactaatttaacaaatattttatattttcagcggttttatttttaaggCGCCAAGTCAAATAAAAATGCGCGTGGCCGTATCTCTATGGTACGCGGGGCAAACTTTGGGCTGCGCGCGGCTGCCTGAGCACGCGGCTCCTGCACGAGAAGCAGGAAGTGGAATAGCGCCGTGGCGCGAGACCGCCCATGTTGTTTAATCCACGTTTCACCGGCACCTCGCGGAGATCTTCCGCCTATTTTACTATTCCGTCACAAAAGCAAACAGGGCGACTCGCATAACTGTCCCTCTCCTCACCAAAGCTGTCCGCTTCCGCGTCTCAAACTCTCTCCCGTCCGCCGTttcctttctccccccccctccagtcctctcctgcccccctaTCCTGCCCCTCTCTATTTATGAAAACGTCACTTCAAGTCCCTCCCTGTTTGAATCTCATTAGTTTCTTGTGTGTTTCTCCCTGTCAATAATCCCGAATCCAgactctctctatttccatccctctctatctgtcaatCAGCGCCGCCTTTGAACTGAAAACCACTCCGACCAACTTCAACTCCTCAATCCGAGCGGCTCAGCTCCATCTCCGGCTTCTTTTTCTGCCAAGATTCCCCTCTTTTGAGTTTGTACTAACCGCCAGTGCTTGGAAAACGCCAATACAGACCCTAAACTTAAACTCGGATCCGGGATCACTAAGATCAAGGGTTTAAAACTTTGTGTTTTTGCCCCCAAAATTGCTCGGGAAAAATGCCGCAGCTCAACGGCGGTGGAGGGGACGATTTGGGTGCGAACGATGAAATGATTTCCTTCAAAGACGAAGGGGAACAGGAGGAAAAAATTTCGGAGAACTCTTCTGCAGAAAGGGATTTAGCAGACGTCAAATCTTCTCTTGTAAACGAATCAGAAACGAATCAAAACAGCTCGTCAGATTCAGAGGTAAGTGACAAATAATGGCGATCGATTGACCATGACTTTACTTCATTTATCTGTTATACGTAAAATTATCGTTTGAAAGCACGTTGTTAAAAGTAGCGATTCCTCCTCGTGTTTCTTAAATGCAATCCCTGTGTTTCGTTGCATTTGAAGGCGGAAAGACGGCCTCCGCCTAGATCTGAAACTTTCAGAGACAAAACAAGAGAAAGTTTAGAGGAGggtgagtttgtgcttttttctTAATGCTCTTGTCCCACACACTTTTACTCAATGCAATGTTAACATGCCGAAGGGCTTTACTGTTGGGGTCTCTGAAGGAGAGAAACTTTTCAAGGCACTTATAAAAGTTTTCTTCTTTTCCCCCGCCATGTTAGCTGCGAAGCGGCAAGATGGAGGGCTGTTCAAGAGCCCACCGTACCCGGGCTATCCGTTTATAATGATCCCTGATCTCACGAGCCCGTACCTCCCGAACGGATCACTTTCTCCAACAGCACgcacagtaagtgtgtttattTGCCCCTTTCCGCTCATTACCGCGCCACGTAGCGCGCAGCAGGACATAGTTTTGTGAACGCGACTAGGTAAGGTTAGCTGGGAAATATCAGGCTAAAGTTTCGCAACTTTGGCGTACTG includes:
- the LOC134062496 gene encoding transcription factor 7-like 2, whose protein sequence is MPQLNGGGGDDLGANDEMISFKDEGEQEEKISENSSAERDLADVKSSLVNESETNQNSSSDSEAERRPPPRSETFRDKTRESLEEAAKRQDGGLFKSPPYPGYPFIMIPDLTSPYLPNGSLSPTARTVSVFICPFPLITAPRSAQQDIVL